GGACGACGAGACCGCAACAGCATTGACCGCTTTTGTCAAAGACGGCGGGGATTTGATCTCCACGTTTGACACGGGATTTTACAATGCCGACGGGAGTTATGCCAAAGCGCCGAAACTCGCAGCGGTTCAGGGAATTTCGGAAGTCAAAGGCGTCGTCTCGGCGGAGATGCTCGGCATGGCCTATCAAAAGCCGGGTGACTCCCCGATTTTCAAAGACGTCAACCAAAGACAGATGCCGTTCCCCCGGCTGTCGATGCGCTGTGAATATGTCGAAGACGCAAAAACCCTCTCGACCGCGCTTGAACTGATGTCAAGCGTTTATACCGCGCTGCCCAAGGCCGGATATCCCGGCATTGTCGAGCATGTGTACGGCAAGGGCAGAAGCATTTATGTATCCGGAGCACTTGGGCTCGCCTATGCCGAGCGCGCGCTGCCCGATTACGCCAAAATCATCAGAAATATCGCGAAACGAGCCGCAAAACCGATACTCGAGACCGACGCGCCGAGATCGGTCGAAACGGTGCTTCGCAATCAAAACGGACGATATATCCTGCACATGGTCAACCTGACCGGCGAGATGATCCGACCCACCACGCAGATTTTGCCGCTCTCCGACATCAAAGTGACCCTCAGAGTAAAAGATGTCAAGAGCGTTAAGACCTTGCGCGGCGGGAAATTACAGGGACTTGAGATCGGCGACAAAAAGACCTCATTTACACTGACTAAACTGGCAGATTACGAGGTCGTGGTTTTTGAATTGAAAAAATGATTGTACTCGATCGGAAATCTTGGTATAATCATCAATAATTAAATAGCGTTTTAAGCGGGAGAAAGGAGTTCGAATGAATAATTTTTCGAACCCGGAGTTTGACCCGTTTGGCTGAACCAAATGGGGTCAAACATCCCTAAAACAATAAAAGAAAGGGTATCATTATGGCTTTTATCGCATCGAAAAAACTCCAGGAGGAGCGCAAAAAGGCGTTTAACAAACGCTATGTTCCGATTATTTTAAAACTGCTGCCGAAAGGTGTTCGGACTGCCTACAGTTATGAAGACGACCAGCCGGAGGTTCGCTCCTGGGGTTGGAACGCGCTGGTGCTGTTTGAGGAGGGCTATTATAAAGAAGCCAACCACATTATCCGGACTTCGCCGTATCATCACTGCGAATTTATGCCGATGCAGCTGACAGAAATGCTCGTACGCTACGGCGACAAATTCGATGACGACACTCGAGTGATTGCCGAGAACTATATTAAAAGCGAACTGGATTACGCGGCGAATCCCCGGGTTCATGCCTCCATGTATAATGACAACTTCGGCAACATGGCAACTTTTACGCTGATTGTGGCCGGAGAGCTCTTTAACCTGCCCAAATATGCCGAAATCGGAAAAGACAAACTCGATCAGGCGTGCGACTTGTTTAGGCGCTGCGGCACCATTATGGAATACGGCAGCCCGGTGTATACGCCTCTCGACTTGTTTGTTTACGCGCAGATGGCGAATTATATCAAAGATCCGGAATACCGGGCAAAGGCCCTGCAGTGCGAAGAGCGGATGTGGCTCGAGGTTGTGACGCATTACCACGCGCCGACGGGGCATCTGGCGGGACCGTATTCGCGTTCGTATAACTGCGAAACCGTGGGGCATCCCACCAGCATCGCCGCGCTCTGGTATAAGGTGTTCGGCGACAAAGCGTTTTTAAACGTGATGAATTACGGCTTTGAACTGATTGATAAGCAGGTGATTCATATCTCTGCCAACGGGCTTCAGCTGCCCAACGCCGCATGGTTCATCAACACCACCTTCCACTTCCCGCGTTGGATGGAAAAAATCATGTTTGAAAAGGTCTATCCATATCACGCCGAATTCGCGGTTGAGTGCATCCCCGCGGACGCGCTCGCCTACAATGTCGAAAACGAACCGCTCTGCGCTTTCGGCGGGCATCGTTCGACCACCACCACCTATATGACGCCCGAATATTCACTCGGAACCGCGATGAATCAATATCACAGCGGCTCCGGTTCCGAGTCGTTCTATGTGACCTACAAAAACTGCGAAGCCGCGAAAAAGCTCGAGGACGTCGGCGTCATCTACAGCAAATACACCTTCAACGACAAGCAGCCGCAGCAGGAAAACGTCTATGCCTATTACGGCAAAATGGGCAAAGAGGGCTTCCGCGACGAAGGCCGCAAATTCGGGATCCAATATGAAAACACCTCACTGATGGTCTATAAACCGCTGCAACTCGAGCGCAGGCACGTGAAAAGCGCCAAACTGACGGTCTTTATCCCGGCTTATTTTTACGACGGTTTCGAGATTTTGGCGGGCGGGAAAAAAGTCAAAACGCTGCCGTATTCCTCGGTGGAACCGGTCACCGTCTGTGTCAAGGCGTATAAATCGATGTTCGCGTTCAAGCCGCTCGTTTTGACCGATTTCGGCAGAGAAGCCGCCGTCAAAATCGAGAAAAAGAGCGACCATATTCAAATTTCGTTTTACAATTATGAGGGACCCGAGCGCGAATTCGGCGATATCGAATTGATTCACGCGCAAAACGGCTTTGTCTGCACCGCCGCGACCGTCGAAGAATACCCTGATTTTGCGGATTTTGCCAATTTCGCCGACAAGGGGAAAATCTCTGACGTGATGGAGCAGTCGGCCAAGATGTTTACCCGCCGGGTCAAATATCAAAACGACGGCGTGGAACTCTATTTCATCTACAACCCGCTGGTCGAGGGCATCGTGACCGCGACGGCGAACAAGAAGCCGTTTTTACGCAATATTCTCAAGGCGGATATGCTCGATTATAAAAAAGTCCCGCTGCTGGAGGATTAATTTTGGCGACCAACCTTGTGCAGCCGGTCAGTCCGGAACAAATTGATCAAATCGTCAATACTTATTTTCCGAATGATCAGATTGAACATCTCGTCCAGTTAAAGGGCGGGATGTTCAATACCACTTTCAAAGTCGAATTATCGGGAAAAAACGCACAGGCGGTCATTCTTCGTATCGGACCGCAGAACCGCGCGCCTCTGCTGCGGTTTGAAGACGACCTGATGACGGGTGAGGTGTATGCCTATGAGCTCTGCCGCCAAAACGGCGCGGATTGTCCCGAGATTTTGGTTTACGACCAAAGCCGCAGATTCGGGGACTTTCTCTTTTTGATTGAAAAGTGCATCGTCGGAAGACCCCTTTCCGAACTCGAAGCCGACGATAAAAAGGCGTTTCACAAACAGGCGGGAGAGCAGGTCAGGCGCATTCACGCGGTGCTAAATGATGCTTTCGGGCGGGTTTCCGAGCTGGTCAAGGGTAAAGGGTTTGCTTCATGGAAGGCGTTTTTATACGACGAGCTGGACGATGTGCTGACCCGTTCGCTTGAAAACGGTGTGTTTGACAAGTCGGAAGCGGAAGAACTCCGGCAAGTTTACCGGCAATGTGAAGCACTGCTGTCCGAGATCAAAACGCCGTATCTGGTTCACGCCGATCTGTGGGACGGCAATTTGCTCGTAGATAAAGAGGCGGGGCGGCTCACGATCATTGACATGGACCGGGCGGTATTCGGCGACGTCGATTTCGAGTTCGCAAGCCCCTGGATCATCGACGAGATGTTTTGCGCGGGCTACGGGATCGACAAAACAGATTTTGAAAAAGATAACAGAAAGCTGCGCCGGATGCTGTATCGCCTGCATTTTGCGGTGTTGGACACCTATATCTGGAAGATCGAATTCAACGACGAAGCGATGTTCCAAAAATGCAGGAACGGCTGCAAAAAGGCGTTGGAGGAATTACAAGGGGCTGTTAGATAGCATTCATTATTCGTTAAACCAAAAAGCCATTATCTTTCCGAGATTCTTCGGCTTCGCTCAGAATGACATAAAAACCCCGTCCCGATGCAGGTCTCGGGACGGGGGTTTTTATCGGGAGCAATCGGATGTTGAGATTTCGGATTATTTATGCAGCAGATCGATATAATCCCTGGCGACTTTGAGGTCCTTGACCGCCTCGTGGGAGTC
This region of Oscillospiraceae bacterium genomic DNA includes:
- a CDS encoding aminoglycoside phosphotransferase family protein, whose amino-acid sequence is MATNLVQPVSPEQIDQIVNTYFPNDQIEHLVQLKGGMFNTTFKVELSGKNAQAVILRIGPQNRAPLLRFEDDLMTGEVYAYELCRQNGADCPEILVYDQSRRFGDFLFLIEKCIVGRPLSELEADDKKAFHKQAGEQVRRIHAVLNDAFGRVSELVKGKGFASWKAFLYDELDDVLTRSLENGVFDKSEAEELRQVYRQCEALLSEIKTPYLVHADLWDGNLLVDKEAGRLTIIDMDRAVFGDVDFEFASPWIIDEMFCAGYGIDKTDFEKDNRKLRRMLYRLHFAVLDTYIWKIEFNDEAMFQKCRNGCKKALEELQGAVR